In Psychrobacter immobilis, a single genomic region encodes these proteins:
- a CDS encoding PhoX family protein: MTLLNNKQPLAHEVVEDSNPTDNIDFQTIISRRLNRRSILKGGTGLTAAAFFGALPLVGCSDDDDSSPIKNTDNNAAIPAQGDLKRPETLKFTAVAHSTAETMSVAAGYKAEMILPLGTPLISGIDDWKDNREQSAESFEWRMGDNHDGMWFFGKKGGAYDAKAAENGLLVMNHEYVNSNELSPFGYHVIQDNNAAPIFQNRRLASDVRREVNCHGVAVVEMKRRADGMGYEMVADSKYNRRLTSSSTAQLTGPVAGSDLVKTKFDPTGFQTRGINNNCGAGLSPWGTYLTTEENFLGVFARGQDASQLSDGQNYGRERYGATEDFPGWEYLWHTPEAKDAKIADEFSRWDMTAVGTSAADDYRNGFNTFGYITEIDPFDQNSMPQKRTALGRFAHENCAYAPVEQGKPVVFYMGDDARGEYIYKFVSKVTWSNSDIGGGLKAGDKYLNDGTLYVAIFNEDGSGEWKALVHSQNGLDASNTVLPFNGQDEVLVFARAAADVVGATKMDRPEWVSVSPMTGEVYVTLTNNKYRGVREDQPVSASNPRSYQAGEKAAGNDNGHIIRWAEAGGDHAAMSFEWDIYLFATPYDLAAENLSQLNDSNDLSSPDGLYFDPRGVLWIQSDDGAYTDISSCMLLAALPGKVSDGTAITTSAGQQTRVGMPASNDNIKRFFVGPEGCEVTGITMAPDFKTLFINIQHPGNTWGAIAGGSTPRSATVMITREDGDVILAESFV; this comes from the coding sequence ATGACATTATTGAATAATAAACAACCACTTGCCCATGAAGTCGTTGAAGATTCTAATCCGACCGACAATATCGATTTTCAAACCATTATTAGTCGTCGTTTAAATCGTCGTAGTATCCTAAAAGGTGGCACAGGATTGACGGCGGCGGCTTTTTTTGGGGCGTTACCTTTGGTTGGCTGTAGCGATGATGATGACAGCAGTCCTATCAAAAATACTGATAATAACGCGGCTATTCCTGCACAGGGCGATCTCAAACGTCCCGAAACTTTGAAGTTTACGGCAGTGGCGCATTCAACTGCCGAAACGATGAGCGTGGCAGCAGGCTATAAAGCCGAGATGATATTACCACTTGGTACGCCGCTGATATCTGGTATCGATGATTGGAAAGACAATCGAGAGCAGTCGGCAGAGTCATTCGAATGGCGCATGGGTGATAACCATGATGGCATGTGGTTCTTTGGTAAAAAGGGCGGCGCTTATGATGCTAAAGCGGCAGAGAATGGGCTGCTAGTGATGAATCATGAATATGTAAATAGTAATGAGCTGAGTCCGTTTGGCTATCATGTGATCCAAGATAATAATGCCGCGCCCATCTTTCAAAATCGTCGCCTCGCAAGTGACGTGCGTAGGGAAGTTAATTGCCATGGGGTAGCAGTGGTTGAGATGAAACGTCGCGCTGATGGCATGGGCTATGAGATGGTAGCTGATTCGAAATATAATCGCCGTCTCACGAGTAGTAGTACAGCGCAGTTAACAGGGCCCGTTGCTGGCTCTGATTTGGTCAAGACTAAGTTTGATCCGACAGGCTTTCAGACTCGCGGCATCAATAATAACTGCGGTGCAGGTTTGTCACCTTGGGGCACCTATCTGACCACCGAAGAGAACTTTTTAGGGGTATTCGCCCGTGGGCAAGACGCTAGCCAATTAAGTGATGGGCAAAATTATGGTCGCGAGCGCTACGGTGCAACAGAGGATTTCCCAGGTTGGGAGTATCTGTGGCACACACCTGAAGCCAAAGATGCCAAGATAGCCGATGAGTTTTCGCGCTGGGATATGACTGCTGTCGGTACCAGTGCGGCTGACGATTATCGTAATGGCTTTAATACCTTTGGCTATATCACCGAAATTGACCCTTTTGACCAAAACTCTATGCCGCAAAAACGTACGGCACTGGGACGTTTTGCCCATGAAAACTGTGCTTATGCCCCCGTCGAACAAGGCAAACCGGTGGTCTTTTATATGGGCGATGATGCTCGCGGCGAATATATTTATAAGTTTGTCTCCAAAGTCACATGGTCAAATAGTGATATCGGCGGTGGCTTAAAAGCGGGCGATAAGTATTTGAATGATGGCACGCTCTATGTTGCTATCTTTAATGAAGATGGCAGCGGTGAATGGAAAGCACTCGTCCATAGTCAAAACGGACTGGATGCCTCCAATACAGTATTGCCTTTTAATGGGCAGGATGAGGTTCTGGTTTTTGCTCGTGCCGCAGCAGATGTGGTCGGTGCAACCAAAATGGATCGACCAGAGTGGGTATCGGTTAGCCCTATGACGGGTGAGGTATACGTCACATTGACCAATAATAAATACCGCGGCGTACGTGAGGATCAACCTGTCTCAGCCTCTAATCCGCGTAGCTATCAGGCAGGTGAAAAAGCGGCAGGTAATGACAACGGTCATATCATTCGCTGGGCAGAAGCAGGTGGCGATCATGCGGCCATGAGTTTTGAGTGGGATATTTATCTGTTTGCTACGCCTTATGATCTGGCCGCAGAAAATTTGTCACAGTTAAATGATAGCAATGATTTGTCTTCTCCCGATGGTTTGTACTTCGATCCGCGTGGCGTATTATGGATTCAGAGCGATGATGGCGCTTATACCGATATCAGCAGTTGTATGTTACTGGCGGCGCTGCCGGGTAAAGTCAGTGATGGGACAGCCATAACGACCTCAGCAGGACAACAAACACGAGTTGGGATGCCTGCTAGTAATGACAATATCAAACGTTTTTTTGTCGGTCCTGAAGGTTGTGAAGTCACAGGTATTACCATGGCTCCTGACTTTAAAACCTTATTTATCAATATTCAGCATCCGGGTAATACTTGGGGCGCTATTGCTGGAGGCAGTACGCCGCGCTCAGCGACCGTGATGATTACGCGCGAAGATGGCGATGTCATACTGGCAGAGTCGTTTGTCTAG
- a CDS encoding esterase/lipase family protein translates to MTSPKPLETIHDLFATTRRPTAIESDTGEGFQGDVYEELAKLEYIYVDELSAETVDNSYSKPHQPITLVDFFEGLAQLATMGVVEVTDIVEAIHREILLRPLGRFNKGNIEHWQRGITGRIYGTVRYTMQLVGNNLASGLRLYNTVSKPKKIQPLPKNLRRLVNILNGVMGDHLITHHNPLAVSMVLYDEYNRVQSGALSGRVIILCHGLCMSHLSWQVSGEGNLGEALVNHLPKATVLYLNYNTGRRISSNGRSFAKVLQDLVENNPDVTQIDLIGHSMGGLLSRSALFYGKEQGFSWVKRVGNLVTLGSPHHGASLEQIGHFVQDKIAKLPFAGSLAKLGDLRSAGIIDLRYGSIRDADWKSTAGRSVLPAEFRHPTRLPLHVNTYLVAAALIETHYESKTTSLLGDGLVSVESALGEYTEEHTLAVPEGHKAIFYGVNHMNLIYSDRVHEQVIAWLLDNRLGDAHDAKYGLDSRIYSYPEVDEVAN, encoded by the coding sequence ATGACCAGTCCAAAACCTTTAGAAACCATTCATGATTTATTTGCCACCACTCGGCGTCCAACTGCTATTGAGTCGGATACTGGTGAAGGTTTTCAGGGCGATGTCTATGAAGAGTTGGCGAAACTCGAATATATCTATGTCGATGAGCTGAGCGCCGAGACGGTGGACAACAGTTATAGCAAACCGCATCAGCCTATTACGTTGGTTGATTTTTTTGAAGGCTTGGCTCAGTTGGCAACGATGGGCGTGGTGGAAGTCACTGATATTGTAGAGGCTATCCATCGTGAGATTCTGCTGCGTCCTTTAGGGCGGTTTAATAAAGGCAATATTGAGCACTGGCAGCGCGGTATCACAGGGCGGATTTATGGCACGGTGCGTTATACGATGCAATTGGTGGGCAATAATCTTGCCTCAGGGCTGCGTCTTTATAACACTGTTTCTAAACCCAAAAAAATACAACCTTTACCCAAAAACTTACGTCGCTTGGTCAATATTCTAAATGGCGTCATGGGCGATCACCTTATCACTCATCACAACCCATTGGCAGTATCGATGGTGCTATATGATGAATACAATCGTGTACAAAGTGGCGCGCTGTCAGGGCGCGTTATTATCTTATGCCATGGGCTTTGTATGAGTCACTTGAGCTGGCAAGTATCTGGAGAAGGCAATTTGGGTGAAGCGTTGGTCAATCACTTGCCAAAAGCGACGGTTCTGTATTTAAACTATAATACGGGTCGGCGTATTTCTAGCAACGGACGTAGCTTTGCAAAAGTCTTGCAAGATTTGGTGGAGAATAATCCCGACGTCACTCAAATAGATTTAATCGGTCATAGTATGGGCGGTTTGTTGAGCCGTAGTGCGCTATTTTATGGTAAAGAGCAGGGCTTTAGCTGGGTCAAACGCGTGGGCAATCTTGTCACCTTAGGCTCACCGCATCATGGCGCAAGCTTGGAGCAGATTGGACATTTTGTTCAAGATAAAATCGCTAAGCTGCCTTTTGCAGGATCATTGGCTAAATTGGGCGACTTGCGTAGCGCTGGTATTATAGATTTACGTTACGGCAGTATTCGCGATGCTGATTGGAAGTCTACCGCAGGGCGCAGCGTGCTGCCAGCAGAGTTTCGTCATCCCACGCGTTTGCCCCTGCATGTGAATACCTATTTAGTAGCGGCAGCTTTGATTGAAACTCATTATGAATCTAAGACCACAAGTTTGCTTGGAGACGGGTTGGTCTCAGTAGAGTCAGCGCTCGGCGAATATACCGAAGAGCATACGCTAGCAGTACCAGAGGGACATAAGGCGATTTTTTATGGGGTCAATCACATGAATTTAATCTACAGCGATAGAGTACATGAGCAAGTTATTGCTTGGCTGTTGGATAATAGGCTAGGCGATGCCCATGATGCAAAGTATGGGCTTGATAGTCGTATCTATTCTTATCCAGAAGTGGATGAAGTAGCCAATTAA
- the hslO gene encoding Hsp33 family molecular chaperone HslO yields MTQDTQVPNTDSQNAGNHSDNDVRQRFFIEDSPVRGDVVRLSRSYASTIAQKPYPEAIKRLLGEMLTAASLLIGTVKINGHLSIQLQSSDSDSLLNWAMAECNQDGIIRALASWKGETDEQVQAWENMTHAKEAFAELGAMGQGVLFINIQPEGGEAYQGIVERSHDNLADCLAHYQKQSAQIPTLINLASDGLQAGGMLVQMLPRTAEETYEVEQNQDAGIDDDLWTRLSVLTRTVKAEELTTLDANEILYRLYHEENVVAPDPVALSFGCTCSREKCEMAIEQIGEAEALDIIDEQGGNFEMDCGFCGEMYKFNKDDVTTIFSE; encoded by the coding sequence ATGACACAAGATACTCAAGTCCCTAATACGGACAGCCAGAACGCTGGCAACCATAGTGACAATGACGTACGTCAACGTTTCTTTATTGAAGATTCGCCGGTGCGCGGTGATGTGGTGCGCCTATCACGCAGCTATGCCAGTACGATAGCCCAAAAGCCTTATCCTGAAGCGATCAAGCGCTTATTGGGTGAGATGCTGACAGCAGCGAGTTTGCTTATCGGCACGGTCAAAATCAATGGTCATCTGTCGATTCAATTGCAATCATCGGACAGCGATAGCTTGCTAAACTGGGCAATGGCAGAATGCAATCAAGACGGTATCATCCGTGCCCTTGCTAGCTGGAAGGGTGAGACTGATGAGCAAGTACAGGCTTGGGAAAATATGACTCATGCCAAAGAGGCATTTGCTGAATTGGGTGCGATGGGTCAAGGCGTATTGTTTATTAACATTCAGCCTGAAGGCGGCGAAGCCTATCAAGGCATCGTCGAGCGCAGCCATGACAATTTGGCAGACTGCTTAGCGCACTACCAAAAGCAATCGGCGCAGATTCCAACCTTGATTAATTTGGCGTCTGATGGTCTGCAAGCGGGTGGAATGTTGGTACAGATGCTTCCTCGTACTGCTGAAGAAACCTATGAAGTCGAGCAAAACCAAGATGCGGGTATCGACGATGATTTATGGACGCGTCTGAGCGTTTTGACACGGACAGTGAAAGCTGAAGAGTTGACCACGCTTGATGCCAACGAAATCCTTTATCGCTTGTATCATGAAGAAAATGTCGTCGCGCCCGATCCTGTTGCATTATCATTTGGTTGCACCTGCTCACGTGAGAAATGTGAGATGGCCATTGAGCAAATCGGTGAAGCAGAAGCCTTAGACATCATTGATGAGCAAGGCGGTAACTTTGAGATGGATTGCGGGTTTTGTGGCGAGATGTATAAATTTAATAAAGACGATGTGACCACGATATTTTCTGAGTAA
- a CDS encoding glutamate/aspartate ABC transporter substrate-binding protein, producing the protein MSYLSSRSFSKPLTLAAFMALGLAGCNNSSQTSTDAPADDATATETTTNGTLQKIKDSGTIVVGHRDSSIPFSYIADDPNQPIGYAHDLEMKVVEAVKQKLNMPDLNVRYNLITSQTRIPLVQNGTVDFECGSTTNNEERQKQVAFSNGFFEIGTRLLTKKDSGIQDFEDLKGKTLVTTAGTTSERYIRQYNDDNKMDMNIISAKDHGEGFLMLENGRADAFMMDDVLLAGEKAKAKNPDEWVIVGTPQSFEIYGCMMRKDDPEFKAVVDEALANVFKSGEINSIYDKWFLNPIPPKNVNLNFEMSDNLKALIASPHDSAQPKVATAQ; encoded by the coding sequence ATGAGCTATCTATCTTCTAGGTCTTTCTCTAAACCTTTAACTCTCGCTGCTTTTATGGCGCTAGGTCTTGCAGGGTGTAATAACAGTAGCCAAACCAGCACTGATGCGCCAGCAGATGATGCAACAGCGACAGAAACCACTACCAACGGTACTCTACAAAAAATCAAAGACTCAGGTACTATCGTGGTCGGTCACCGTGACTCTTCTATTCCATTTTCTTATATCGCTGACGACCCAAATCAGCCGATTGGTTATGCGCACGATTTAGAGATGAAAGTCGTCGAAGCGGTTAAGCAAAAGCTAAACATGCCAGACCTCAACGTCCGTTATAACCTTATCACCTCACAAACCCGTATTCCCTTGGTACAAAACGGCACGGTCGACTTTGAATGTGGTTCAACCACCAACAACGAAGAGCGTCAAAAACAAGTGGCATTCTCCAACGGTTTCTTTGAAATCGGTACGCGTTTATTGACCAAAAAAGACTCAGGTATTCAAGATTTCGAAGACCTAAAAGGTAAGACCTTAGTCACCACCGCAGGCACAACTTCAGAGCGTTATATTCGTCAGTACAACGATGACAACAAAATGGACATGAATATCATCTCAGCAAAAGACCACGGCGAAGGCTTCCTTATGCTAGAAAATGGTCGCGCTGATGCCTTTATGATGGATGATGTACTACTTGCTGGCGAAAAAGCCAAAGCAAAAAATCCTGATGAATGGGTCATCGTCGGCACGCCGCAATCGTTTGAGATTTATGGTTGCATGATGCGTAAAGATGATCCTGAGTTCAAAGCAGTGGTCGATGAAGCGTTAGCGAATGTCTTTAAATCAGGGGAAATCAACAGCATTTATGACAAGTGGTTCTTAAACCCAATCCCACCAAAGAACGTCAATCTAAACTTTGAGATGTCTGACAACTTAAAAGCCTTGATTGCCAGTCCGCATGACAGCGCTCAGCCGAAAGTTGCGACGGCACAGTAA
- a CDS encoding amino acid ABC transporter permease: MNYSWNWGVLFEQTGIGNELYIHWMITGLGWLLLIGSIAWAIAMVVGTIFGIMRTLPNKTARAIGTAYVTFFRNIPLLVQLFFWFYIAPGWLTPTIQEWWYKDLSPNTSAMLSASIGLGLFTAARIVEQVRTGIESLPEGQINAAYALGFSIPQVYKEVLLPQAFRIILPPLSSELTNCFKNASVASLVGVMELISQTKTISEYTQNSIEIYTYATIIYLVFNLSLIAIMGLIERKLRVPGLIAGGQK; encoded by the coding sequence ATGAATTATAGCTGGAACTGGGGTGTGCTCTTTGAGCAGACTGGTATCGGTAATGAGCTTTATATCCATTGGATGATTACTGGTCTTGGCTGGCTACTATTGATTGGTAGTATCGCATGGGCCATTGCTATGGTCGTAGGTACTATCTTTGGCATCATGCGTACTTTGCCTAATAAGACCGCTCGTGCCATTGGCACCGCTTATGTGACATTTTTTCGTAATATTCCACTGCTTGTCCAATTGTTCTTTTGGTTTTATATTGCACCTGGCTGGCTCACGCCCACGATACAAGAGTGGTGGTATAAAGATTTATCTCCTAATACGTCAGCCATGCTCTCAGCAAGTATCGGTCTTGGCTTATTTACCGCCGCTCGTATCGTTGAACAGGTGCGTACAGGTATTGAGTCGTTGCCCGAAGGTCAGATCAATGCTGCTTATGCACTAGGCTTTAGTATTCCGCAAGTCTACAAAGAAGTACTGCTACCGCAGGCCTTTCGTATTATTTTGCCACCGCTCAGCTCTGAGCTGACCAACTGCTTCAAAAACGCCTCCGTCGCCTCATTAGTGGGGGTAATGGAGCTGATTAGTCAAACCAAAACCATCAGCGAATACACCCAAAACAGCATCGAGATTTATACCTACGCGACGATTATTTATTTAGTATTTAACTTATCTTTGATTGCTATTATGGGGTTAATTGAGCGCAAACTGCGTGTACCTGGGCTCATTGCAGGAGGTCAGAAATGA
- a CDS encoding ABC transporter permease subunit (The N-terminal region of this protein, as described by TIGR01726, is a three transmembrane segment that identifies a subfamily of ABC transporter permease subunits, which specificities that include histidine, arginine, glutamine, glutamate, L-cystine (sic), the opines (in Agrobacterium) octopine and nopaline, etc.), with protein sequence MNMMTELATAYPGLMGGMITTLKVLFLAIIGGISLGTVLALMRLSGIKALEIPAKLYVNYFRSVPLLLVLLWFYFAVPMIYFWIAGKYLQLDAAFASCVVAFMMFEAAYFSEVVRAGIQSIGSGQVNAAKALGMTYGQTMRLVILPQAFRKMLPLILQQCIILFQDTTLVFAIGLTDFFRAAYVRGELMGLLTPYILGAGAVYFIISVSASVGVQQLQKRLRF encoded by the coding sequence ATGAACATGATGACCGAATTGGCAACAGCCTATCCTGGTTTGATGGGCGGCATGATTACCACCTTAAAAGTGCTGTTTTTGGCGATTATTGGTGGTATTAGCTTAGGAACGGTATTGGCATTGATGCGCTTGTCTGGTATCAAAGCGCTTGAGATTCCAGCAAAGCTATACGTCAATTATTTTCGTTCTGTACCGCTACTACTGGTGCTACTGTGGTTTTACTTTGCCGTACCGATGATTTATTTTTGGATAGCGGGTAAGTATTTACAACTTGATGCTGCTTTTGCCTCTTGTGTGGTTGCTTTTATGATGTTTGAAGCCGCTTACTTTTCAGAGGTGGTGCGTGCTGGTATTCAATCGATTGGTAGTGGGCAGGTCAATGCCGCCAAAGCGCTGGGTATGACTTATGGGCAGACCATGCGTCTGGTTATTTTGCCACAAGCCTTTCGCAAAATGCTGCCGCTAATCTTGCAGCAGTGTATTATTTTATTCCAAGATACGACGTTGGTTTTCGCTATTGGTTTGACAGACTTTTTCCGTGCCGCCTATGTACGCGGTGAGCTGATGGGTTTGCTGACGCCTTACATTTTGGGTGCTGGTGCGGTGTATTTTATCATCAGTGTCAGTGCCTCCGTGGGTGTACAACAATTGCAAAAGCGTTTGCGATTTTGA
- a CDS encoding amino acid ABC transporter ATP-binding protein — MVIQMSDVSKWYGDFQVLSDCTAHVHKGDVVVVCGPSGSGKSTLIKTVNGLEPFQEGGIMVNGISVGAAKTNLPKLRSRVGMVFQHFELFPHLTIIDNLTVAQIKVLGRKESEAKQKAMAYLDRVGLTVQAAKYPAELSGGQQQRVAIARALAMDPVAMLFDEPTSALDPEMIQEVLDVMVELTRDGMTMMCVTHEMGFASQVANRIIFMDEGHIVENCSKDEFFEGAKSDRAQLFLSKILNH; from the coding sequence ATGGTCATTCAAATGTCCGATGTCAGCAAATGGTATGGGGATTTTCAAGTATTGAGTGATTGTACGGCGCATGTTCATAAAGGCGATGTCGTTGTCGTGTGCGGGCCATCAGGTAGTGGTAAGTCAACCTTGATTAAGACGGTCAATGGACTGGAGCCTTTTCAAGAAGGTGGGATCATGGTAAATGGTATCTCAGTTGGTGCGGCAAAAACCAATCTGCCAAAATTACGCAGCCGTGTCGGCATGGTCTTTCAGCATTTTGAGTTGTTTCCGCATTTGACCATTATTGATAATTTAACGGTCGCTCAAATTAAAGTATTGGGTCGCAAAGAGAGCGAGGCCAAGCAAAAAGCCATGGCATATTTAGATCGCGTTGGACTAACGGTACAGGCTGCGAAATATCCAGCCGAGCTCTCTGGTGGTCAGCAGCAGCGTGTTGCGATTGCACGAGCGCTGGCAATGGATCCTGTAGCGATGCTCTTTGATGAGCCGACCTCTGCGCTTGACCCTGAGATGATTCAAGAAGTACTTGATGTCATGGTTGAGCTGACTCGTGATGGCATGACCATGATGTGTGTGACCCATGAAATGGGCTTTGCCAGTCAAGTAGCCAACCGTATTATCTTTATGGACGAAGGTCATATTGTTGAGAACTGTAGTAAGGATGAGTTTTTTGAAGGGGCAAAAAGTGATCGCGCGCAACTTTTCTTATCGAAGATTTTGAATCACTAA
- a CDS encoding FAD-dependent oxidoreductase: MSVENSLVESSKGIVIIGAGLAGWHVIDAIRAKDKDIPITLITADSGDRYHKPMLTMAISQKKSAADLVRATGVDAAEAANIKLLANTQVTDVDTTTQQLQLISALRSDPVYTNYATIGYDKLVLAMGAHPIFPKSLPEDLVWHVNHIERFGQLQEKLATGSQHVAIVGAGMVGTEIAEDLLKAGHQVTLIDLNDAPLSQMLPPKATSRIAQAVKSQGINFLGGYQVSAITRISDGKLQVSYEALASATESSIAEPIEPLIVDHVIASTGLTVDDKLPTAAGVDFDRRTGIVVDAPTLRTSTANIYAIGDCMSIDGVPCRYVAPLRAQAATIADDVLGLDHNGYEHKPPMIRLKNKAISVMVTGVPKATGNWQVKTESDEELVMDLLNDSDEVSATVTIKSPVAPTL, from the coding sequence ATGAGTGTAGAAAATTCATTAGTAGAATCATCTAAAGGTATCGTCATTATTGGTGCAGGTTTGGCAGGCTGGCATGTCATTGATGCCATTCGTGCAAAAGACAAAGACATCCCGATTACCTTAATTACTGCCGACAGTGGCGATCGTTATCACAAGCCAATGCTGACCATGGCGATTAGCCAAAAGAAAAGTGCAGCAGATTTGGTCAGAGCAACAGGCGTTGATGCCGCAGAAGCTGCAAATATTAAGCTACTTGCCAACACGCAAGTAACGGATGTTGATACGACCACTCAACAGTTGCAGCTTATCTCTGCGCTGCGCTCAGATCCCGTTTATACCAATTACGCCACAATCGGCTATGACAAGTTGGTGCTCGCCATGGGTGCGCATCCTATCTTCCCAAAAAGCTTGCCAGAGGATTTGGTATGGCACGTCAATCATATTGAGCGCTTTGGACAGTTGCAAGAAAAGCTAGCAACTGGCAGTCAGCACGTTGCCATCGTTGGTGCAGGTATGGTTGGGACGGAGATTGCAGAAGACTTATTAAAAGCCGGTCATCAAGTGACACTCATTGATTTAAACGATGCGCCACTATCACAAATGCTACCGCCAAAAGCAACTTCTCGTATCGCCCAAGCGGTCAAGTCGCAAGGGATTAACTTTTTAGGAGGGTATCAGGTATCTGCTATTACTCGTATCAGTGATGGAAAACTGCAGGTCAGTTATGAGGCGCTAGCATCAGCGACAGAAAGCAGTATTGCTGAGCCAATCGAACCACTCATCGTGGATCATGTGATTGCCAGTACAGGTTTGACGGTCGATGACAAACTGCCTACCGCAGCTGGTGTCGATTTTGACCGTCGCACTGGGATCGTGGTGGATGCGCCGACCTTGCGTACCAGTACAGCCAATATTTATGCGATTGGTGACTGTATGTCTATCGATGGTGTACCGTGTCGCTATGTCGCCCCATTACGCGCGCAGGCTGCTACCATTGCTGATGATGTGTTGGGCCTAGATCATAATGGCTATGAGCATAAACCGCCAATGATTCGTCTAAAAAACAAAGCAATCTCCGTCATGGTGACAGGTGTGCCAAAAGCGACTGGTAATTGGCAGGTCAAGACAGAAAGTGATGAAGAGCTGGTCATGGACTTGCTAAATGATAGTGATGAAGTCAGCGCAACAGTAACGATTAAATCGCCTGTAGCACCTACATTGTAA